A region of Mustela nigripes isolate SB6536 chromosome 18, MUSNIG.SB6536, whole genome shotgun sequence DNA encodes the following proteins:
- the ERICH1 gene encoding glutamate-rich protein 1 isoform X2, translating to MATPRQHVFVGKVLKRLFPRVPCSQEKRAPVTPASDKPAGTVATEEVPSLTDEDTQVPPRRRLYTASLPPEGYVPAPPEPQGSPASEDTSGSDDSGGGCQLPEEVLPDPPKRRRARKHKSRKSLKDPSNDHTEPAELEKQQSLLQEKSQPQPTDGPTISRNKKRKLKKKQQMKRKKAAGLLTAASGRNFMYQPEEGDSDPGDPADGGGDAEGDAEGDAEEDCADACGEHQDRTDANEEDVKSTDEKADGILSFLKSTQEIYFYDGACKDGDSAASPEACQELLQRVEDHSVAPSDVLLVDHMKTLLLMRDTASLQRVLERFPACCTMPPDQARVLSAFFNYWITHILPEKHWE from the exons TGTTTGTGGGGAAAGTGCTGAAGAGGCTTTTCCCTCGTGTTCCCTGCAGCCAAGAAAAGAGGGCACCTGTGACTCCAGCGTCTGACAAGCCAGCCGGGACAGTGGCCACTGAGGAGGTCCCCAGTTTGACAG ATGAGGACACCCAGGTCCCACCTCGAAGGCGACTCTACACGGCAAGTTTGCCTCCTGAGGGGTACGTCCCTGCTCCACCAGAGCCGCAGGGCAGCCCAGCCTCCGAGGACACGTCTGGCAGTGATGACTCGGGAGGAGGGTGCCAGCTCCCAG agGAGGTGCTTCCCGACCCGCCGAAGAGAAGAAGGGCGAGAAAGCATAAATCCAGGAAGAGTCTTAAAGATCCCAGTAATGATCACACGGAACCAGCAGAATTAGAGAAACAGCAGAGTCTTTTACAAGAAAAGTCGCAGCCACAGCCCACAGATGGCCCCACGATCAGTAGAaataagaagaggaaactgaagaaaaagcagcagatgaagaggaagaaagccGCGGGTTTACTCACAGCAGCCTCTGGCCGCAACTTCATGTACCAGCCCGAGGAGGGCGACAGCGATCCAGGAGACCCGGCCGACGGCGGCGGGGACGCTGAGGGGGACGCTGAGGGGGACGCTGAGGAGGACTGTGCGGACGCCTGCGGGGAGCACCAGGACAGGACAGATGCCAATGAGGAAGATGTGAAAAGTACCGATGAGAAGGCAGATGGGATCCTAAGCTTTCTGAAGTCGAcacaagaaatttatttttatgatg GTGCCTGCAAGGATGGGGACTCAGCCGCGTCCCCGGAGGCCTGTCAGGAGCTGCTCCAGCGTGTCGAGGACCACAGCGTGGCCCCCTCCGACGTGCTCCTGGTGGATCACATGAAAACACTGTTACTCATGCGAGACACCGCGAGCCTGCAGCGCGTCCTGGAGAGGTTCCCGGCGTGTTGCACCATGCCGCCCG